Within the Nitrosococcus wardiae genome, the region CCACGACCGAACCCCGAGTTAATTTCAGTAAATCTCGGATGCTAATCCTGGTACGCCCTATTTCCATGGCTATGGTCACCGGAATATCCAAAATAAGATCCAAGTTAATATCCTTGGCAGCTGCTGTGGGATCAGCTGCCAACTCTTCCAATGCTGCCGGGGTATAGGGCTCGGCAGATGACTCCGCCTGGGCCTTGGAGGTCGACGTTTGCCCTTGCTTAGAACCCAAATCGCCAATTTGCTCTCCCGCCAGCGAGGCTACCCATTCATCAGCGGCAGTGGGATCTTGATTTTTAGGATGATCGGTCATAGGCGACCTTCTGGCTTAAAGTAGGCTTCTCCGCAAACAATCCCTGATGGGGCAAAGATTCGACTACTTTCAAGGCGTAATTATCGTTATGAACCCCATAACGGGCACGAAACACCGGAACCCCATCTGCCAAGGCAGTGAGGGTAGAGGACAAGTCAATGGGCAAAATATCACCCGGCTCAAGCGCTAATATTTCTCGTAAGGAAAGTTGGGTCTCTGCAAGGGTACAGGATAGCTCGACCTCTGCTTCCAGAATTTTTTCTTGCAGAGCCTGATCCCAGCGTTCGTCTACTTGGTTGGCGCCACTTTGCCTTCCCACCTCCAATAATTCACGAATGGGCTCCAGCATGGCATAGGGCAAAGTAATATGGAATTCCCCCCCCCCTCCATCGAACTCCACGTAAAAGGTGGAGACCACCACCACTTCACTGGGGCTAACAATGGTGGCAAACAGAGGGTTAGGTTCTGCCTGTAGATACTCAAAACGCACCGCGAGTACGGGCTCCCAAGCCTGCTCCAGATCTGCAAACACCTTCTTGAGGACGAGCTGGACAATACGTACTTCAGTGGGCGTAAACTCCCGACCTTCAATACAGGCCTGGGAGCGGCGAGCATAAGTTCGGCCTGAACCACCGAAATAATTATCCACCATCATAAACACCAGCTTCGGGTCAAACACGAGCAAGCTAGTGCCCTGTAGGGGGGACATTTGCACCATATTCAAGCTAGTAGGAACAAACAAGGTGTGGATATATTCGGAAAACTTAACCATCTGCATACCCGACACCGTCACATCGATAGCGCGCCGAAATAGGTTAAATAGGCTGCGGCGAAGCTGACGGACGAAACGCTCATTAATCATCTCCAAAGCTGGCAGGCGGGCTCGAACAATGCGGTCTTCACTGCCAAAATCGTAGGGGCGAACCGCCTCTTCACCTGCTATAGCTTCGGTCTCGATATCAACCTCGCCATCGCTCATGCCTGACAGCAAGGCATCGACTTCATCCTGAGAAAGAATGTCGGTAGCAGCCATGGGTTATTGCATTATAAAACTGGTGAAATAAACTGCTTCTACTCCTTTGATCCCAGCCTGATCTTCCAAAACCTGATTGATCTCATGCCGTGCAGCTTCCCGCAGTTGCTCCTTACCTTCAATGGTATGTAGTGTTTCGTAGTCCTGGTGGCTTAACAGCAGCAATAGGCTGTTGCGAATAGCTGGCCTGTGGTTTTTTATGGCTTCGATTATTTCTGAATCACGGGCCATCGCTTCCATCTTAACTTGCAAAAAACGCACCTGACGCTGGCTTTG harbors:
- the fliN gene encoding flagellar motor switch protein FliN, whose amino-acid sequence is MTDHPKNQDPTAADEWVASLAGEQIGDLGSKQGQTSTSKAQAESSAEPYTPAALEELAADPTAAAKDINLDLILDIPVTIAMEIGRTRISIRDLLKLTRGSVVELDRLAGEPLDVLVNGCLIAHGEVVVVNEKFGIRLTDVISTTERVRKLK
- the fliM gene encoding flagellar motor switch protein FliM, which produces MAATDILSQDEVDALLSGMSDGEVDIETEAIAGEEAVRPYDFGSEDRIVRARLPALEMINERFVRQLRRSLFNLFRRAIDVTVSGMQMVKFSEYIHTLFVPTSLNMVQMSPLQGTSLLVFDPKLVFMMVDNYFGGSGRTYARRSQACIEGREFTPTEVRIVQLVLKKVFADLEQAWEPVLAVRFEYLQAEPNPLFATIVSPSEVVVVSTFYVEFDGGGGEFHITLPYAMLEPIRELLEVGRQSGANQVDERWDQALQEKILEAEVELSCTLAETQLSLREILALEPGDILPIDLSSTLTALADGVPVFRARYGVHNDNYALKVVESLPHQGLFAEKPTLSQKVAYDRSS
- a CDS encoding flagellar basal body-associated FliL family protein, with product MAQSSEVDWEVKGSGISKRTLIILVSIIIVLVVVIAVGVVLFLTGALTPKAAIREAAADSVEVSKVPQYPAIYHSLAPAFVVNFYRQSQRQVRFLQVKMEAMARDSEIIEAIKNHRPAIRNSLLLLLSHQDYETLHTIEGKEQLREAARHEINQVLEDQAGIKGVEAVYFTSFIMQ